In the genome of Ktedonobacteraceae bacterium, one region contains:
- a CDS encoding cyclic nucleotide-binding domain-containing protein, whose protein sequence is MYEDTLANVPLFSGLDKKELRELARSVQERTYSPGTVIVKQGDTGSGLYIITKGRVHITQVSDPDRPEKDLATAGPGEVIGEMALLDDLPRSATMTAVDEVTALLLPVWEFRTAMRNSPDIAIKLLAVLSRRLRNVEKPAR, encoded by the coding sequence ATGTACGAAGACACCTTAGCGAACGTGCCTCTCTTCTCAGGTCTGGACAAGAAAGAATTACGTGAACTCGCGAGAAGCGTCCAGGAACGGACCTATAGCCCTGGCACAGTCATCGTCAAACAAGGCGACACAGGCTCCGGGCTGTATATCATCACCAAAGGTAGAGTGCATATTACCCAGGTCTCCGACCCCGATAGACCTGAAAAAGACCTTGCAACCGCCGGCCCCGGAGAGGTAATCGGCGAAATGGCGCTGTTGGATGACCTGCCACGCTCTGCCACTATGACAGCTGTCGACGAGGTAACAGCCCTGCTGCTCCCTGTCTGGGAATTTCGTACCGCCATGCGCAATTCCCCTGATATCGCTATCAAATTGCTCGCGGTGCTCAGCCGCCGCCTGCGCAATGTCGAAAAGCCAGCTCGTTAA
- the nrdR gene encoding transcriptional regulator NrdR has translation MKCPYCGGTESRVKDSRDVGDAIHRRRECEQCKGRFSTYERVEKSQLMVIKRDQRREAFDRQKLFVGISKACEKRPLPMGEIENTVEEIEQELYRQGKQEISSSAIGELVMERLRHMDKIAYIRFASVYRSFNDAETMLEELEALLNRKKANQQESDGIYAGDNA, from the coding sequence ATGAAATGTCCATATTGCGGAGGAACCGAGTCGCGCGTGAAGGACTCGCGGGACGTGGGAGATGCTATTCATCGCAGGCGGGAGTGCGAGCAGTGCAAGGGGCGTTTCAGCACATATGAGCGCGTTGAGAAGTCGCAGTTGATGGTGATCAAGCGCGACCAGAGGCGAGAGGCTTTTGACCGGCAGAAGCTGTTTGTGGGTATCAGCAAGGCGTGTGAGAAACGCCCGCTGCCTATGGGTGAGATCGAAAATACAGTTGAGGAGATCGAGCAGGAACTGTATCGCCAGGGGAAGCAGGAGATTTCGAGTAGCGCGATTGGTGAGCTGGTGATGGAGCGATTGCGGCATATGGATAAGATCGCCTATATTCGCTTCGCGAGTGTCTACCGCTCCTTTAACGATGCGGAGACGATGCTGGAGGAGTTAGAGGCGCTGCTCAACCGCAAGAAGGCCAACCAGCAGGAGTCCGATGGGATATATGCGGGGGATAATGCGTGA
- a CDS encoding DUF6788 family protein: MNGCQIELRKGKRHMTQLPKDQHITYQLQYRKCGKPSCKTCREGKGHGPYWYAYWREGSRLRSGYVGKTPPDGITRAKKTLQASMSSRNDEAMPAPHNAGDMNEAQRVSA; the protein is encoded by the coding sequence ATGAACGGGTGCCAGATTGAATTGCGGAAGGGTAAGCGGCACATGACGCAATTACCAAAGGATCAGCACATCACGTATCAATTGCAGTATCGTAAATGCGGCAAGCCTTCGTGTAAGACCTGTCGCGAGGGGAAGGGACATGGGCCGTACTGGTACGCCTACTGGCGTGAGGGTTCGCGTCTGCGGTCGGGTTATGTTGGCAAGACGCCACCAGATGGTATAACCAGGGCAAAGAAGACCCTGCAAGCTTCCATGTCCTCGCGGAATGATGAGGCGATGCCGGCACCGCATAACGCGGGCGATATGAATGAAGCGCAAAGAGTGTCTGCTTGA
- the raiA gene encoding ribosome-associated translation inhibitor RaiA, protein MQIIIKGKQMEITPRLRQYIERKVGRLSRFLSDNARIEVTVTEEQTRSARDRYSVHLALSNSAHPIHSEVSADTAIKAFDLVLDKVSAQLGRQKDRQTSVKRHHTPAMKILSLSRSGALTSLEEGDQGEENEESVSAITEEHNEEIWSQIMEIRRIPTRPMNDQQVIAQMEAHGLSFYPFFNHETQSVNVMYRLETGGYGLLVPSLEQVES, encoded by the coding sequence ATGCAGATCATTATCAAGGGTAAGCAGATGGAAATCACGCCCCGCTTGCGCCAGTATATCGAGCGTAAGGTAGGGCGGCTCTCCCGTTTTCTTTCTGATAATGCTCGTATAGAGGTCACTGTCACCGAGGAACAAACCCGCAGCGCCCGCGACCGCTACTCGGTACACCTGGCATTGTCCAATAGCGCTCACCCGATTCATAGTGAAGTCAGCGCCGACACAGCCATCAAGGCCTTTGACCTGGTATTGGATAAAGTCAGCGCGCAACTGGGACGTCAAAAGGATCGACAGACCAGTGTGAAGCGCCATCATACCCCCGCTATGAAGATTCTCTCACTGTCGCGCTCTGGGGCACTTACATCTCTGGAAGAAGGCGACCAGGGCGAAGAAAATGAAGAATCTGTTTCGGCTATTACAGAAGAGCATAATGAGGAAATCTGGTCGCAGATCATGGAGATCCGGCGTATTCCCACCAGGCCCATGAATGATCAACAGGTGATAGCGCAGATGGAGGCCCATGGCCTCTCGTTCTACCCCTTTTTTAACCATGAAACGCAGAGTGTCAATGTCATGTATCGTCTTGAAACAGGTGGCTATGGCTTGCTTGTTCCTTCATTAGAACAGGTCGAGTCATAG
- a CDS encoding ClpX C4-type zinc finger protein: protein MNYDRSLARCSFCGQRPPEVRRMVAGPGAAYICEACLQLCNEIMSDPTPFSAKALELASRPPVVIAAPQSLPLDAPSVSRQRPLRTMTLEIEQKHRDMTLFLHQMQWYEEHFELHYIWMRPPLAAGFAFVPRLIFFLRDDTGMRWAGDRGGILLARPELAGDANSAVYQGSARFRPLPSSNAHRLIVQAADPLGQFEDPPLEPWRFEIGLY, encoded by the coding sequence ATGAATTATGATCGGTCACTGGCTCGCTGTTCTTTTTGCGGGCAACGCCCACCAGAAGTCCGGCGTATGGTAGCCGGCCCAGGTGCTGCCTACATCTGCGAGGCCTGTCTGCAATTATGTAATGAGATTATGTCTGATCCGACGCCTTTTTCGGCAAAAGCGCTGGAGCTTGCGTCGCGTCCGCCTGTAGTGATTGCTGCGCCTCAGAGTCTACCATTAGATGCACCTTCGGTTTCGCGCCAGCGGCCATTACGGACAATGACGCTTGAGATAGAACAGAAACACCGGGATATGACGCTGTTCCTGCACCAGATGCAGTGGTACGAGGAGCATTTCGAGCTGCATTATATCTGGATGCGGCCACCGCTGGCGGCGGGTTTTGCTTTTGTGCCACGGTTGATTTTCTTCCTGCGCGATGATACCGGGATGCGCTGGGCAGGAGACCGGGGCGGCATTTTACTGGCGCGGCCAGAGCTTGCGGGAGATGCAAATTCGGCGGTGTACCAGGGGAGCGCGCGCTTTCGTCCATTGCCCTCTTCAAATGCGCACAGGTTGATTGTGCAGGCCGCCGATCCATTGGGACAATTCGAGGACCCGCCGCTAGAACCGTGGCGTTTTGAAATCGGTTTGTATTAA
- a CDS encoding MurT ligase domain-containing protein — protein MGKQKSPRLVKRDGRIKRPRSSAGEEQSSVDHTSVESHRYSRRRRSSLRAGLAVLGGRAAGALSRRLHLGGGTSIAGVVAQRLYPDIVGHLSKQLRYGSILVTGTNGKTTTSGFIAAILSDAGLRVWRNREGSNLMRGVAGALVIRAQPDGRLRRSGQAISVFEVDEAVVPQFVESVHPRVVVFNNLFRDQLDRYGEVDSVAARWQKAVRMLPDSTTLVLNADDPGIAVLDGNFDGKVVYFGIDDAELHLGDVPERHQTLDTRTCSRCGTDYSYDVRFYSHLGHYFCPGCGYGRPQPSVRAVKVANEGLDRLRVEVETPEHRGEIVIPLPGLYNVYNALAAIAVAQALEISWSPIATGIEQFKPVFGRGERVQVDGRTLRLLLAKNPTGFNEVLRTLFSDGTQRHVLFILNDNIADGRDISWIWDVDFERLVGHTDSLTVAGTRALDLALRLKYAGVDVDTMKIVPPAPLRAATRSLDAKERRRLRRIRSAKNVKGPAISTAENEPSSEAGERLEEENSGERLEGENSGGRPQGYAHTTQQGGIELREYGIAKALDAAISRAPAGETLFIVPTYTGLLEVHRELERRGLTPHYWEEKGP, from the coding sequence ATGGGGAAACAGAAGTCGCCACGCCTGGTGAAAAGGGACGGGCGTATCAAAAGACCGCGAAGCAGCGCAGGGGAAGAACAGTCCTCTGTTGATCATACATCTGTTGAAAGTCATCGTTATAGCAGGCGACGGCGTAGTTCATTGCGCGCAGGACTGGCTGTGCTGGGTGGAAGAGCGGCGGGCGCGTTGAGCCGCCGTTTGCACCTGGGTGGTGGCACCAGCATTGCCGGCGTGGTGGCACAGCGCCTGTACCCGGATATCGTGGGGCATCTTTCGAAACAATTGCGCTATGGAAGCATACTGGTTACAGGTACGAATGGGAAAACGACGACCAGCGGCTTCATCGCCGCAATCTTAAGCGACGCCGGCCTGCGCGTGTGGCGCAACCGGGAAGGCTCGAATTTGATGCGCGGCGTGGCAGGGGCGCTGGTGATTCGCGCCCAGCCGGATGGCAGACTGCGTCGTTCGGGACAGGCAATCTCGGTTTTTGAGGTTGACGAGGCTGTTGTACCGCAGTTTGTGGAGTCTGTACATCCCCGTGTGGTCGTCTTCAACAACCTTTTTCGCGACCAGCTGGATCGCTACGGCGAAGTCGATAGCGTCGCGGCCCGCTGGCAAAAGGCTGTACGAATGCTGCCCGATAGCACGACGTTGGTATTGAATGCCGATGATCCGGGCATCGCTGTTTTAGACGGAAATTTTGATGGCAAGGTTGTGTATTTCGGCATCGATGATGCTGAGCTTCATCTTGGAGATGTACCGGAGAGGCACCAGACCTTAGATACGCGCACCTGTTCGCGCTGTGGCACCGATTACAGCTACGACGTGCGTTTCTATAGTCATTTAGGCCACTATTTCTGTCCCGGGTGCGGGTATGGGCGACCTCAACCTTCCGTTCGAGCGGTGAAAGTAGCGAATGAGGGGTTAGACCGGCTGCGTGTTGAGGTTGAGACGCCAGAACACAGGGGAGAAATCGTTATTCCGCTGCCGGGGCTATATAATGTGTACAATGCGCTGGCGGCAATCGCGGTGGCGCAAGCATTAGAAATCTCCTGGAGTCCGATAGCCACGGGCATTGAACAGTTCAAGCCGGTTTTTGGACGTGGCGAGCGCGTTCAGGTCGATGGACGCACATTACGCTTGCTGCTGGCAAAAAATCCTACCGGATTCAATGAGGTGCTGCGCACGCTGTTTAGCGATGGTACGCAGCGTCACGTTCTGTTCATTCTGAACGATAATATTGCCGATGGGCGCGATATCTCGTGGATCTGGGATGTCGATTTTGAGCGCCTAGTTGGACACACCGATTCTCTGACAGTTGCGGGAACGCGCGCATTGGACCTGGCATTGCGCCTGAAGTACGCAGGAGTAGATGTGGACACGATGAAGATCGTGCCACCTGCACCTCTGCGCGCGGCTACCAGAAGCCTGGATGCGAAGGAGCGCCGCAGGCTGAGACGAATCCGGTCGGCGAAAAACGTAAAGGGGCCGGCGATTTCAACGGCAGAAAATGAGCCGTCTTCTGAGGCGGGCGAGCGACTGGAAGAGGAAAATAGCGGGGAGCGGTTGGAGGGAGAAAATAGTGGCGGGCGACCGCAAGGGTACGCCCATACTACTCAGCAAGGGGGGATTGAACTCAGGGAATATGGCATTGCGAAAGCGCTGGATGCGGCCATCAGCCGGGCGCCTGCCGGTGAAACGTTGTTTATAGTGCCAACGTATACGGGCTTGTTAGAAGTTCATCGTGAATTGGAGCGGCGAGGTTTGACACCTCATTACTGGGAGGAGAAAGGCCCATGA
- the topA gene encoding type I DNA topoisomerase has protein sequence MAKKLVIVESPAKAKTIEKFLGRDFEVRASMGHIIDLPKKGLGVNTRKDFTPQYEIIEKKDKLINELKAASKRADEVYLAPDPDREGEFIAWSLKHTLDLKNPRRAVFNEITKGAVQEAIRKPRDIDEDLFNAQQARRVLDRLVGYKISPLLWRRIQSGTSAGRVQSVALRLICDREAEIRAFVPEEYWSIIALLSKQGQQERFEANLIARVKDIAALGSEDMGSEGEEPANPSLNGSSGSNGAQKVRAEKGRIKIVSKEEADTILADLKGATYTVLKIEEKEQRRQPFPPYTTSTLQQDASSRLYFKPKKTMSLAQQLYEGIELGERGHQGLITYMRTDSTRISEEAQARVKAYIGQEFGQPYVGQGRTGKAKATTQDAHEAIRPTDVTLTPQIVKPHLSADQFKLYNLIWRRFVASFMTPAVFDTVRVDIVAAQYVFRATGSHLKFPGFLAVWQREEDEKLLPALKVDEVLDLRELKPEQHFTQPPPRYTEASLIKELEEQGIGRPSTYVPILSTIQDRGYVDQDQRRFVPTWLGETVNEVMNKHFPDIVDTGFTAEMERKLDEVEEGRISWTEFLHSFYGDFKVLMEKAEAEMNRVQKPVEEIDEPCPECGRNLVIRTGRFGRFISCSGFPECRYSRSFVNKTGALCPVCGGDLVERKTKQKKRIFFGCNNYPTCNFAIWERPVPDLCPRCGGLMVIPRAGQDPVCYAEVVAVQKSAEEKPRPDGTTTRRTTRKKAETPNPESELAATGSVATISRRSTSRTKKMAAGTSSNGKVPKSTTRKARTTTSTRGRAKKTTARSSTAKKKSE, from the coding sequence ATGGCTAAGAAACTTGTAATTGTAGAATCTCCGGCGAAAGCCAAAACTATTGAGAAATTTCTGGGGCGCGACTTCGAGGTGCGCGCCTCCATGGGGCATATTATAGATTTGCCCAAAAAGGGCCTTGGAGTAAATACACGCAAAGACTTTACACCACAATATGAAATCATTGAGAAAAAAGATAAGCTGATCAATGAATTGAAAGCGGCCTCCAAACGCGCGGATGAGGTCTACCTGGCGCCCGACCCCGACCGCGAAGGCGAATTCATCGCGTGGTCGCTGAAACACACGCTTGATCTCAAAAATCCACGCCGTGCCGTCTTCAATGAAATCACGAAAGGCGCCGTCCAGGAAGCCATACGCAAGCCTCGTGATATCGATGAAGACCTCTTCAACGCCCAGCAGGCTCGTCGTGTCTTAGACCGCCTTGTCGGCTATAAAATCAGCCCATTGCTCTGGCGGCGCATTCAATCGGGCACCAGCGCCGGGCGCGTTCAGTCCGTGGCTCTGCGACTCATTTGCGACCGTGAGGCCGAGATCCGGGCCTTTGTCCCGGAAGAATATTGGAGCATCATCGCGCTGTTGAGCAAACAGGGGCAGCAAGAACGCTTCGAAGCCAACCTCATCGCGCGCGTCAAAGATATCGCGGCCCTGGGCAGCGAAGACATGGGTTCAGAAGGCGAAGAGCCGGCCAATCCTTCGCTCAATGGCTCAAGCGGCTCGAATGGCGCGCAAAAAGTACGGGCCGAAAAGGGGCGCATCAAAATCGTTTCAAAAGAAGAGGCCGATACCATCCTGGCCGATTTAAAGGGCGCGACCTATACCGTCCTCAAGATTGAGGAGAAGGAGCAGCGCCGCCAGCCATTCCCGCCCTATACCACCAGTACCTTGCAGCAGGATGCCTCGTCCCGCCTCTACTTCAAGCCCAAGAAGACGATGAGCCTGGCACAGCAACTCTACGAGGGCATCGAACTCGGCGAGCGTGGGCATCAAGGTCTCATCACCTACATGCGTACCGACTCGACTCGCATCTCTGAAGAGGCACAGGCCAGGGTCAAGGCGTACATTGGGCAGGAATTTGGCCAGCCATATGTCGGGCAGGGCCGCACCGGGAAGGCTAAAGCTACCACCCAGGATGCCCACGAAGCCATTCGACCGACCGATGTCACGCTGACACCGCAGATCGTCAAGCCGCATCTCTCTGCCGACCAGTTCAAGCTCTATAACCTGATCTGGCGGCGCTTCGTGGCCAGCTTCATGACGCCTGCCGTCTTTGATACCGTGCGTGTAGACATTGTAGCAGCGCAGTATGTCTTTCGCGCTACCGGCTCGCATCTCAAGTTTCCAGGCTTCCTGGCGGTATGGCAGCGTGAAGAGGACGAAAAATTGCTGCCCGCCCTTAAGGTCGATGAAGTACTTGACCTGCGTGAATTGAAGCCGGAGCAGCATTTTACGCAGCCGCCTCCACGCTATACAGAAGCAAGTTTGATCAAGGAGCTTGAGGAGCAGGGCATTGGCCGTCCCAGTACCTATGTACCAATTCTCAGCACCATTCAGGATCGTGGCTATGTCGATCAGGATCAGCGCCGCTTCGTGCCTACCTGGTTAGGCGAGACGGTCAACGAGGTAATGAACAAGCACTTCCCCGACATCGTCGATACCGGTTTCACCGCCGAGATGGAGCGCAAGCTGGACGAAGTCGAAGAGGGCCGCATATCCTGGACAGAATTTTTGCACAGCTTTTATGGTGATTTCAAGGTCTTGATGGAAAAAGCCGAGGCCGAGATGAACCGTGTGCAGAAGCCTGTTGAGGAAATAGATGAACCATGCCCGGAGTGCGGGCGCAACCTTGTCATTCGCACCGGGCGCTTCGGTCGTTTCATCTCCTGTTCGGGCTTCCCCGAATGCCGTTATAGCCGCTCCTTCGTCAATAAAACCGGCGCGTTGTGTCCCGTATGCGGTGGCGACCTGGTAGAGCGTAAGACAAAACAGAAAAAACGTATCTTCTTCGGGTGTAACAATTACCCAACCTGCAATTTTGCCATCTGGGAGCGTCCCGTGCCCGATCTCTGTCCCAGGTGTGGCGGATTGATGGTCATCCCACGCGCCGGGCAGGACCCCGTCTGCTACGCGGAAGTTGTTGCCGTCCAGAAATCAGCTGAGGAGAAACCCAGGCCGGATGGCACAACCACGCGCCGCA